From a single Okeanomitos corallinicola TIOX110 genomic region:
- a CDS encoding gluconeogenesis factor YvcK family protein, whose protein sequence is MSIGFLRQALNAIQLKSHGRTSHRVNQWFKWLSPGISVKRWFLVSIGGVLLASLGLAIWIKLTPIFWTLEFLRGLLGFLTEILPNYVSGPLVLIIGLLLLLWGQSRTVGSITEVLRPQGDDEELIDVLLAYRRLYRGPKIVVIGGGTGLSTLLRGLKTYSANITAIVTVADDGGSSGRLRQEFGVLPPGDIRNCLAALADEEKLLTELFQYRFRAGDGLTGHSFGNLFLTAMSDITGDLERAVAASSKVLAVRGQVLPATLSDVRLWAEMADGRRIEGESSIPKAGGKIAKIGCIPENPPAVPAAIKAIKEADYIIIGPGSLYTSLVPNLLVPEIADAIAATTVPRIYICNIMTQPGETEGFTVAEHIKAIDAACGDRKLFDAVLVHKKSPSAQALIRYAQQNSHPVFLDRETVTQLGRRIVPANVIHEDETGFVRHDPQKLAKVLLKWYSGVPLGKSKVKSQKSKLDN, encoded by the coding sequence ATGTCAATCGGTTTTCTTAGACAAGCCCTCAACGCAATACAACTCAAGTCACATGGCCGCACTTCCCATCGGGTTAACCAGTGGTTTAAGTGGTTATCCCCTGGAATATCAGTAAAACGCTGGTTTCTAGTCAGTATTGGAGGTGTTTTACTGGCAAGTTTGGGGTTGGCTATTTGGATTAAGCTAACCCCAATTTTTTGGACGTTAGAGTTTCTCAGAGGTTTGCTGGGATTTCTGACAGAGATATTGCCTAACTACGTTAGCGGGCCTTTGGTTTTAATCATTGGCTTGCTACTCTTACTGTGGGGACAATCTCGCACAGTAGGTTCAATCACCGAAGTATTAAGACCTCAAGGGGACGACGAAGAACTAATAGACGTTCTCCTAGCATATCGCCGCTTGTACCGGGGTCCAAAAATAGTAGTCATTGGTGGCGGTACTGGACTTTCAACTTTACTCAGAGGCTTAAAAACCTATAGTGCCAACATTACAGCTATTGTTACTGTAGCTGATGATGGTGGTTCTTCTGGTAGATTACGCCAGGAATTTGGGGTTTTACCACCGGGAGATATTCGCAACTGTTTGGCTGCACTAGCAGATGAAGAAAAGCTATTAACAGAACTATTTCAATATCGCTTCCGCGCAGGGGATGGTTTAACAGGTCACAGTTTTGGTAATTTATTTTTAACTGCCATGAGTGACATTACTGGAGACTTAGAAAGGGCTGTTGCAGCTAGTTCTAAAGTTCTGGCTGTCAGAGGACAAGTTTTACCAGCAACCCTCAGTGATGTGCGTCTTTGGGCAGAAATGGCAGATGGACGCAGAATTGAAGGTGAATCTAGTATTCCCAAAGCTGGGGGAAAAATCGCCAAAATCGGTTGTATTCCTGAAAATCCTCCCGCTGTACCCGCAGCAATTAAAGCAATTAAAGAGGCTGATTATATTATCATTGGTCCTGGTAGCTTGTACACCAGCTTAGTACCTAACTTATTAGTACCAGAAATTGCCGATGCGATCGCAGCTACTACAGTACCCCGGATTTATATTTGCAATATCATGACCCAACCGGGAGAAACAGAAGGTTTTACAGTTGCTGAACATATCAAAGCTATTGATGCAGCTTGCGGAGATAGAAAGTTATTTGATGCAGTCTTGGTACATAAAAAATCCCCATCCGCCCAAGCTTTAATTCGCTACGCCCAACAAAACTCTCATCCCGTTTTCTTAGATAGGGAAACTGTCACCCAACTGGGAAGACGAATAGTACCAGCCAACGTCATACATGAAGATGAAACGGGCTTTGTCCGCCACGACCCCCAGAAACTGGCTAAGGTGTTATTGAAATGGTACAGTGGAGTCCCCTTGGGGAAATCAAAAGTCAAAAGTCAAAAGTCAAAATTAGACAACTAA
- a CDS encoding YggT family protein, with protein sequence MYLLFDTLASFVQIYSYVLIVRVLLTWFPQINWSNQPFAALSQVSDPYLNLFRSIIPPLGGMDFSPILAFLALNVVGSVLANLSRMTLIQGL encoded by the coding sequence ATGTATTTACTTTTTGACACCTTGGCAAGTTTTGTCCAAATTTATAGCTATGTGCTAATTGTTCGGGTTTTATTAACCTGGTTTCCCCAAATCAATTGGTCTAATCAACCATTCGCGGCTTTAAGCCAAGTTAGTGATCCCTATCTCAATCTATTTCGTTCTATTATCCCCCCATTGGGTGGTATGGATTTTTCACCCATTTTAGCTTTCCTGGCACTCAATGTTGTGGGTAGTGTTTTAGCTAATCTGAGTCGGATGACATTAATTCAGGGACTTTAA
- the upp gene encoding uracil phosphoribosyltransferase yields MTQQLLVYVPPHPLIKHWLAVARDAATPSVLFRSAIVELGRWLTYEAARDWLVTQDTMIDTPLAACPGTVIDPQIPVAVVPILRAGLGLLDGAQTVLPLAKIYHLGLVRNEETLEPSCYLNKLPEKLDPETRVLITDPMLATGGSIMTAMAELIQRGVDPAFTRVVCVVAAPPALQKLSAAYPGLTVYSATIDGQVNDQGFIIPGLGDAGDRIFGT; encoded by the coding sequence ATGACTCAACAATTGCTGGTTTATGTTCCACCCCATCCCTTGATTAAGCATTGGTTGGCGGTAGCTCGTGATGCAGCTACGCCTTCAGTTTTATTTCGCTCTGCTATTGTTGAATTAGGAAGATGGCTAACCTATGAAGCGGCGCGGGATTGGCTAGTGACGCAAGATACTATGATAGATACTCCTTTAGCAGCTTGCCCAGGGACTGTCATAGATCCACAAATACCTGTAGCAGTTGTGCCAATTCTCCGGGCTGGGTTAGGCTTATTAGATGGAGCGCAGACTGTATTGCCTTTAGCCAAAATTTATCATTTGGGTTTGGTCAGAAACGAGGAAACTTTAGAACCTTCTTGTTATTTGAATAAACTGCCAGAAAAATTAGATCCAGAAACGAGGGTGTTAATTACCGATCCAATGCTGGCTACGGGAGGATCTATAATGACAGCAATGGCAGAATTGATACAACGAGGTGTTGATCCGGCATTTACAAGAGTTGTGTGTGTGGTTGCTGCACCACCAGCTTTACAAAAATTAAGTGCTGCTTATCCAGGTTTAACGGTTTACAGTGCGACAATTGATGGCCAAGTCAATGATCAAGGGTTTATCATCCCAGGTTTAGGGGATGCTGGCGATCGCATTTTTGGAACTTAG